Proteins encoded in a region of the Pirellulaceae bacterium genome:
- a CDS encoding lamin tail domain-containing protein: protein MGRKKSRSVSRRLLKQSEAIDKRRVSAVEPLEPRAMLAADPVLSEFQASNVNTILDGNGRSSDWIEIRNPDVEAINVGGWYLSNDELDLKQWQFPGNTTLEPGEIIVVFASGDNEADPAGNLHTNFKLDRDGEFLALVKPDGTTVTQSFNPYPAQLEDQSFGLAVSRDVKELIPDDAAINVHVPANNDLGTGWTATEFDDSSWTSGTTGVGFEDLYSAFTEADEFDAPLGPEWTTDIPDGGTSTVEITGGNLVMNVPEGQDTRHSSRGLAPIVYREIPGDGPIDWEFTTHVTQGEDDEGRAGIGIYDANNGKLAISLEYSIDDDKIIFTSGGVEVDTDRERNKENYALKIVRDNIAKTWSAFFKTNLAGDWKAVGVATDGIDSSPYISQPRAALFARTPTSTITATFDRVEFSIADQRPIYPISLDVKDSMMNQNSSIYMRIPFELNESPTRFDELDLTTMSDDGYRAFLNGVEITAQNVPIDSTWNSEASSTRGAVNGVIPVDSVFAAASLGALREGTNVLAVQGMNVNASDPDFFFHATLSTAEILSESLQPFIQPTPGELNLLPAAPTPVITGDSGLFFGSQTIELGIDNPNPNLEIRYTLDGSNPTARSSLYGGPIVLNESARLEAKTFDNSANPNFVASNAASGTFFALADDLRETDSNLPIIILDTLGKGVPSTGSTSLVGMNVAVLEVSKATGRASIDGAIVDYLGRGGARSRGSSTGGQPKHNMSFETWGTSGTTADDDTNVALLGMSAESDWVLHAPYDFDRALIRNQLAFDVSNQMGQWAPDYRPAEVYLNKGDGVVSADDYFGVYAVLEKIKQGGDRVDIAAIDPSVTKAPDDPNLEEGEPNISGGYMFKVDRADPDAPAFSAGRQSLNWVTPKSPGSRTARPDQKATSTQQQWITDYLNEFADTLRNPDINDPEGYSKYINPISWVDTHLVNVWMMNVDALRLSAYMHKDRDAPMDYGPIWDFDRSAESTDGRDDDPYVWRSEVPDFGTDFFGNGTQRWWGDLFSDPGFWQLYVDRWQMYRNTMLSDDGINETINRLADPLTEAQARNFTKWRGTRPRNNSNFGSGKLNGTWQGEVENMRQWLLERAGFMDANFVGQPLFDIGGEQLSANADGDLLSPGTEVNVSAAPLTFYNDTVVLSGDVGASTASYLIPTDNSLGADWAAPNFDDGQWTSGPLGLGFDSGDDFLDLIGTVIPKPDDVKDGGTTVLARMEFNLADASSAKSEDLILRMKYDDGFVAYLNGTEVWRQNIRDNDLAWDSRGTSHRDSEAVVFEDFDISEFSNLLVDGRNVLAIRGVNSTSGSNDMLMLPELVSREVNFGVNPNAKVYYTTDGTDPRGLDGTPTASSQLMPQGGALTINEDVRIVARAFDDATDRGPEARIVKTDWSGPLQYDFFVADSPLVISELNYNPAGDDADNSPYNNDDFEFIEIHNPSAAAASLLGVKLADGVEFDFFDASTSSIAPGGYAIVASNTAAFAARYGNSDAVIGVFDGSLDNTGEDVDLVDGTGATIFSLNYNDSDPWTIRADGFGATLELIDPNNTPAERQNKWYSWRGSSENGGSPGTAGVGAAGVVVNEVLAGTRDPVNLSDSIELHNVTDAAIDISGWRLSDAAGSLDKFTIPNGTLLPAGGYVVFDESDFNADTPVNGNDGFALNGVEGDNVWLTKPDGSFVDDVHFRETINGESLGRVPNGSGRLAPLSVLSLGAENLSPRVGPIVISSVQYNPRASSLALEQDPSLETSDLEYVQIHNPTGADVSLNDWRLRGGVEFSFEDGTTIAAGETITILKFDPTDPENINQVNAFKLHYAVGDGDRLLGGYAGQLSNSDDRVTLLRPIAPPANQPNESPRVLEDEVLYDDLAPWPSQADGTGRALVRITMNAFGNAASSWVAGDLPASLAGELPGDFDGNGVVNQDDINLLFVEIRSLNNSAEFDLTADGLVNNADRDEMVNTVLGTDFGDSNLDGLFNSSDLVIVFQAGEYDDATSGNSLWETGDWDGDGDFGSGDLVLAFQSGAYTTGAVDPTSVNLQLVGAAITQTTASDDTKVQTLANTQTVNPGANPLGNVRVVDASVESLFDARSRDESKNSIIEDAAEALVDDGLSF, encoded by the coding sequence ATGGGTCGTAAGAAAAGCCGATCGGTCTCCCGTCGTTTGCTGAAGCAATCCGAAGCCATTGATAAGCGACGTGTGTCTGCAGTGGAACCGCTTGAACCTCGAGCAATGTTGGCCGCCGACCCTGTCCTATCTGAATTCCAAGCATCGAATGTTAATACCATCCTTGATGGCAATGGCCGATCTTCTGACTGGATTGAGATCCGCAATCCGGACGTCGAAGCAATTAATGTTGGTGGTTGGTATTTGTCGAATGACGAGCTGGATCTGAAGCAATGGCAATTCCCCGGAAATACGACGCTTGAACCGGGCGAGATCATCGTTGTGTTCGCGTCGGGTGACAATGAGGCCGACCCGGCCGGCAACTTACACACGAACTTTAAACTTGACCGTGACGGCGAGTTCTTGGCGTTGGTCAAGCCGGATGGAACGACGGTCACTCAATCGTTCAATCCCTATCCTGCACAACTCGAGGACCAATCTTTCGGGTTGGCTGTCAGTCGAGATGTCAAAGAATTGATTCCCGACGATGCGGCGATTAATGTCCACGTCCCAGCCAACAATGATCTCGGAACCGGTTGGACAGCAACGGAATTTGACGATTCCAGCTGGACCTCTGGCACAACGGGCGTTGGTTTCGAAGATCTTTACTCGGCCTTCACAGAAGCGGACGAGTTCGACGCACCGTTAGGCCCGGAATGGACCACCGATATCCCCGACGGCGGTACATCAACGGTGGAGATCACCGGTGGCAACTTGGTCATGAACGTTCCCGAGGGACAAGACACACGACACAGCAGTCGTGGTCTCGCGCCGATTGTTTACCGTGAAATCCCGGGGGATGGCCCGATTGACTGGGAATTCACCACGCACGTCACGCAGGGCGAGGACGACGAGGGTCGAGCTGGAATCGGCATCTACGACGCCAATAATGGCAAGCTGGCGATCAGTCTTGAATACTCCATCGATGACGACAAGATCATTTTCACATCTGGCGGTGTGGAAGTTGACACGGACCGCGAGCGAAACAAAGAGAACTATGCCCTCAAAATAGTCCGCGACAACATCGCAAAGACTTGGAGCGCATTCTTCAAGACCAATCTCGCTGGGGATTGGAAAGCTGTTGGCGTCGCAACTGACGGCATCGACAGCTCGCCTTACATCAGCCAGCCACGAGCGGCGTTGTTTGCTCGCACCCCCACCAGCACGATCACGGCCACCTTTGATCGCGTTGAATTCTCGATTGCCGATCAACGTCCGATTTATCCAATTAGCCTGGACGTCAAAGATTCGATGATGAATCAGAATTCATCGATTTACATGCGAATCCCCTTCGAACTCAACGAAAGCCCCACTCGTTTTGACGAGTTAGATTTAACGACCATGTCAGACGATGGCTATCGAGCGTTTTTGAACGGTGTCGAAATCACGGCACAAAATGTACCAATCGATAGCACTTGGAATTCCGAAGCTTCGTCGACCCGAGGTGCGGTGAACGGCGTGATCCCGGTCGACAGCGTTTTCGCAGCCGCGTCGCTGGGCGCTTTGCGTGAAGGCACGAACGTGTTAGCCGTTCAAGGAATGAACGTCAACGCAAGCGATCCCGACTTCTTCTTCCACGCGACGCTTTCAACTGCGGAGATTCTATCAGAATCATTGCAACCGTTTATTCAACCCACTCCGGGTGAATTGAATCTGCTCCCGGCTGCTCCAACGCCCGTAATCACAGGTGACTCGGGGCTATTCTTTGGCAGTCAAACGATCGAATTGGGTATCGACAATCCAAACCCCAACCTCGAGATTCGTTACACGCTGGACGGTTCCAATCCAACCGCCAGATCCAGTCTGTACGGCGGACCGATCGTGCTCAACGAAAGTGCCCGACTCGAAGCAAAAACGTTCGACAACTCGGCGAACCCCAACTTTGTTGCGAGCAACGCCGCAAGTGGTACCTTCTTCGCCCTGGCGGACGATCTTCGGGAAACGGATTCAAATCTGCCAATCATCATTCTCGATACGCTCGGAAAGGGCGTTCCCAGCACAGGCTCTACCAGCCTGGTTGGCATGAACGTCGCAGTATTGGAAGTGAGCAAAGCGACGGGACGAGCGTCCATTGATGGTGCAATCGTCGACTACCTAGGAAGAGGCGGTGCACGTTCTCGTGGATCGAGTACGGGCGGCCAACCTAAACACAACATGTCCTTCGAAACCTGGGGCACCAGCGGCACCACGGCAGATGACGACACCAATGTCGCCTTGTTGGGAATGTCAGCTGAGAGTGATTGGGTATTGCACGCTCCCTATGATTTCGACCGTGCCTTAATCCGCAACCAATTGGCATTCGATGTGAGTAATCAAATGGGACAATGGGCTCCCGACTACCGACCCGCAGAAGTCTACCTCAACAAAGGTGACGGAGTGGTCTCGGCGGACGATTACTTTGGTGTGTATGCCGTCTTGGAAAAAATCAAGCAAGGTGGCGATCGGGTTGATATCGCAGCGATTGATCCATCCGTGACAAAAGCTCCCGATGATCCAAACTTAGAAGAAGGCGAGCCGAATATTTCCGGTGGCTACATGTTCAAGGTTGACCGAGCCGATCCGGATGCACCGGCCTTTTCCGCTGGTCGGCAATCGCTGAACTGGGTGACCCCCAAGAGCCCCGGCAGTCGAACTGCAAGACCGGATCAGAAGGCTACTTCGACTCAGCAACAATGGATCACCGATTACCTGAATGAGTTTGCTGATACACTTAGGAATCCGGACATCAATGATCCCGAAGGATATTCCAAGTACATTAACCCGATCTCTTGGGTTGACACTCATCTGGTCAATGTTTGGATGATGAATGTCGATGCCTTGCGTCTCAGTGCTTACATGCACAAGGACCGTGATGCTCCAATGGATTACGGTCCGATCTGGGATTTTGATCGATCGGCGGAATCGACGGATGGTCGTGATGATGACCCTTACGTTTGGCGTTCCGAAGTACCCGACTTTGGTACCGATTTCTTCGGGAACGGAACACAGCGTTGGTGGGGCGATTTATTCAGCGATCCTGGATTCTGGCAGTTATATGTTGACCGTTGGCAAATGTACCGCAACACGATGCTCAGCGATGACGGAATTAATGAAACGATCAATCGGCTCGCCGATCCTTTGACGGAAGCTCAGGCTCGCAATTTCACCAAATGGCGTGGCACTAGGCCTCGTAACAACAGTAATTTCGGCTCCGGTAAATTGAATGGAACCTGGCAAGGCGAAGTAGAAAACATGCGTCAGTGGCTCCTTGAGCGCGCTGGATTCATGGACGCTAACTTCGTTGGCCAACCTCTCTTCGATATCGGTGGCGAACAGTTGTCAGCCAATGCGGACGGGGATTTATTGAGCCCGGGCACCGAAGTCAATGTGTCTGCCGCACCGTTAACTTTCTACAACGACACGGTCGTCCTGTCGGGTGACGTGGGCGCGTCAACTGCCAGCTACCTCATCCCCACGGACAACTCGCTGGGCGCCGATTGGGCAGCACCCAATTTCGACGACGGGCAATGGACATCCGGACCATTGGGACTCGGATTTGACAGTGGCGATGATTTCCTCGACCTGATCGGTACCGTCATTCCCAAGCCCGATGACGTGAAAGATGGTGGAACCACCGTACTGGCTCGAATGGAATTCAACCTGGCTGATGCATCCTCCGCCAAATCCGAGGATCTCATCCTGCGAATGAAGTATGACGACGGCTTCGTTGCCTATCTAAACGGCACAGAAGTCTGGCGACAAAACATTCGCGACAACGATCTTGCTTGGGACTCGCGTGGCACTTCGCACCGTGATTCCGAAGCCGTCGTTTTTGAAGACTTTGACATCTCAGAGTTCAGCAATCTGCTCGTGGACGGCCGCAACGTGCTGGCCATTCGAGGTGTCAACTCAACCTCTGGCAGTAACGACATGCTCATGCTGCCCGAACTGGTATCTCGAGAAGTCAATTTCGGCGTGAATCCAAACGCCAAGGTCTACTACACCACCGATGGAACCGATCCTCGTGGACTTGATGGCACGCCAACGGCATCCTCTCAGCTCATGCCACAAGGCGGAGCTCTGACCATCAATGAAGATGTTCGAATTGTGGCTCGAGCGTTTGACGACGCCACCGACCGCGGTCCGGAAGCGAGAATCGTTAAGACCGACTGGAGTGGCCCGCTGCAATACGACTTCTTTGTTGCGGACTCTCCGCTCGTAATCAGTGAGCTCAACTACAACCCAGCTGGCGACGACGCGGACAACTCACCCTACAACAATGACGATTTCGAGTTCATTGAAATCCACAATCCCAGTGCAGCGGCTGCGAGCTTGCTCGGCGTCAAACTGGCAGATGGCGTTGAATTCGATTTCTTCGACGCCAGCACGAGCTCAATTGCTCCGGGTGGTTATGCGATTGTCGCCAGTAACACGGCAGCATTCGCAGCACGCTATGGTAACAGCGATGCCGTCATCGGCGTCTTCGACGGCTCTCTGGACAACACGGGTGAGGACGTTGACCTGGTCGATGGAACGGGAGCAACAATCTTCTCGTTGAATTACAACGACAGCGATCCCTGGACAATTCGGGCTGACGGTTTTGGTGCGACCCTCGAATTGATCGATCCCAACAACACACCCGCCGAACGCCAGAACAAGTGGTACAGCTGGCGTGGCAGCAGTGAAAACGGTGGCTCGCCCGGAACCGCCGGAGTCGGCGCTGCCGGAGTCGTCGTCAACGAGGTGCTTGCTGGAACGCGAGATCCAGTGAATCTGTCCGATTCGATCGAACTACACAACGTGACGGATGCCGCAATCGACATCAGTGGATGGCGACTCAGTGATGCCGCGGGTTCTCTGGATAAATTCACCATTCCGAACGGAACCTTACTTCCCGCCGGTGGCTATGTCGTCTTCGATGAAAGTGATTTCAACGCGGACACCCCGGTGAATGGCAATGACGGATTCGCACTCAATGGTGTCGAAGGTGACAATGTCTGGCTTACCAAACCCGATGGCAGCTTTGTGGATGATGTCCACTTCCGTGAAACGATTAATGGCGAGTCCCTCGGACGAGTGCCTAATGGTTCGGGTCGCTTAGCCCCCTTATCGGTGCTCAGCCTAGGCGCAGAGAACCTCTCCCCGCGGGTTGGACCAATCGTAATCAGCTCGGTACAGTACAACCCACGTGCCTCATCGTTGGCACTTGAACAAGATCCGAGCCTGGAAACGAGTGACCTTGAATATGTTCAAATTCACAACCCCACAGGGGCCGACGTTTCGTTGAACGATTGGCGACTTCGTGGCGGCGTGGAATTCAGCTTTGAGGACGGTACGACAATCGCCGCGGGCGAAACGATTACCATTCTGAAATTTGATCCAACCGATCCTGAAAATATCAATCAAGTCAACGCCTTTAAGCTCCATTATGCAGTAGGCGACGGCGACCGACTGCTGGGTGGCTATGCGGGACAACTCAGTAACAGCGACGATCGAGTCACTCTGTTACGTCCGATTGCTCCCCCCGCCAACCAGCCCAACGAAAGCCCTCGTGTGCTCGAAGATGAAGTCCTCTACGACGACCTGGCGCCGTGGCCTTCGCAAGCGGATGGAACCGGACGTGCCTTGGTTCGCATCACGATGAATGCGTTTGGCAACGCGGCGAGCAGTTGGGTTGCGGGTGACTTGCCTGCATCCCTCGCGGGTGAACTGCCTGGTGATTTCGATGGCAATGGAGTCGTCAATCAAGACGATATCAATCTGCTGTTTGTCGAAATTCGCTCGCTGAACAACAGTGCTGAGTTCGATTTGACAGCTGACGGACTCGTCAACAATGCGGATCGTGATGAAATGGTGAACACGGTTCTCGGCACCGATTTCGGCGACTCGAACCTTGATGGCCTGTTCAATTCGAGTGACTTGGTAATCGTCTTTCAGGCCGGTGAATACGACGACGCCACTTCCGGTAACTCACTTTGGGAAACGGGCGATTGGGACGGCGACGGCGATTTCGGCTCCGGCGACCTGGTCCTTGCCTTCCAAAGCGGAGCTTACACAACAGGCGCCGTCGATCCGACAAGCGTCAACCTCCAGTTGGTTGGTGCGGCAATCACGCAAACCACTGCAAGCGACGACACGAAAGTTCAAACGCTGGCCAATACCCAAACGGTCAACCCGGGTGCCAACCCGTTGGGGAACGTTCGTGTGGTTGACGCATCGGTCGAGTCCTTGTTTGACGCCCGTAGTCGTGACGAAAGCAAAAACAGCATCATCGAAGACGCGGCCGAAGCGTTGGTCGATGATGGACTGAGTTTCTAA